From a single Streptomyces sp. NBC_01264 genomic region:
- a CDS encoding bifunctional diguanylate cyclase/phosphodiesterase, which translates to MKPTESADPSPDFGGEFPSMRTGRLGVLGSRTPQSRPLDTGVGAGGADRNAVLPFAIVTLAAVVLGVGVVFALTGRHALFPGGPVGWALALLTGIIVGHLVALGRDRWWGGTGSGAALTLGVLILYGWVPAGLVSLAVVSLVGAARRHRWRQGLLHGATDILGIGAGALVLAAFGESPSVEAPWRPTGWELDAVPEVVLVALAYLLVTRVLLWLALAPSGGGLPTVARTALLRQALVAVALLGIAPLICVVAESQPVLLPLFAVPLIALDSTLWIARARAEEQLRDPLTGLPNRQWLLERAWSALDQAERSGNRAALVLIDLDRFRAVNDTLGHLAGDRLLLQIADRLRQALPPDAEAARLGGDEFAVLLPVADSTTSAQRIARHLVAELSSPLDLDGLTLVLEASAGLAVFPDHALDAEGLLRRADVAMYQAKRDRTGVEVYESKRDSNTPDRLGLLGDLRRALDAGEVELHYQPKVRFDGKVAGLEALVRWVHPERGRVPPDEFIAIAETSGLMPHLTEYVLETALAQVARWRAQGLKVPVAVNVSPRDVHTPGFAGAVAARLARHGVPASGLQLEITEHVLLEDPQRAADTMAGLTGHGVKMSLDDFGTGYSSLVHLRRLPVSELKIDRSFVARLAVDAQDAEIVRCTVDLAHSLGLLVVAEGVEDDETWERLRDLGCDAVQGWLVAAAMPPQEATAWLLARGERGWRRPADITAELAAEAASAAAAQAP; encoded by the coding sequence ATGAAACCCACCGAAAGCGCCGACCCGTCACCAGATTTCGGCGGGGAGTTCCCGTCCATGCGGACGGGCCGGCTCGGTGTCCTGGGTTCCAGGACACCGCAATCGCGACCACTCGACACCGGAGTGGGCGCGGGCGGGGCGGACCGGAACGCGGTGCTGCCCTTCGCCATCGTCACGCTCGCCGCCGTCGTGCTGGGCGTCGGCGTCGTCTTCGCGCTGACCGGCCGTCACGCCCTGTTCCCCGGCGGCCCGGTCGGCTGGGCGCTCGCCCTGCTCACCGGCATCATCGTCGGCCACCTCGTCGCCCTCGGCCGCGACCGGTGGTGGGGCGGCACCGGATCGGGCGCGGCCCTCACCCTCGGCGTCCTCATCCTCTACGGATGGGTCCCCGCCGGCCTGGTCTCCCTCGCCGTGGTCTCCCTGGTCGGCGCCGCCCGCAGGCACCGCTGGCGCCAGGGCCTGCTGCACGGAGCCACCGACATCCTCGGCATCGGCGCGGGCGCCCTCGTCCTCGCCGCGTTCGGCGAGTCGCCCTCCGTCGAGGCCCCGTGGCGGCCCACCGGCTGGGAGCTCGACGCGGTACCCGAAGTCGTCCTCGTCGCGCTCGCCTACCTGCTCGTCACCCGGGTCCTGCTGTGGCTCGCCCTCGCCCCGAGCGGCGGGGGACTGCCCACGGTCGCCCGTACCGCGCTGCTGCGCCAGGCGCTGGTCGCCGTCGCGCTCCTCGGCATCGCCCCGCTGATCTGCGTGGTCGCCGAATCGCAGCCGGTGCTGCTGCCGCTGTTCGCCGTACCGCTGATCGCCCTGGACTCCACGCTGTGGATCGCCCGCGCCCGCGCCGAGGAGCAGCTGCGGGACCCGCTCACCGGGCTGCCGAACCGCCAGTGGCTACTGGAGCGCGCCTGGAGCGCGCTCGACCAGGCCGAACGTTCCGGCAACCGGGCGGCCCTGGTCCTGATCGACCTGGACCGCTTCCGCGCGGTCAACGACACCCTCGGCCACCTGGCCGGCGACCGGCTCCTCCTGCAGATAGCGGACCGGCTGCGCCAGGCCCTGCCCCCGGACGCCGAGGCGGCCCGCCTGGGCGGAGACGAGTTCGCCGTCCTCCTCCCCGTCGCCGACTCCACCACCAGCGCCCAGCGGATCGCCCGCCACCTCGTCGCCGAACTCAGCTCCCCCCTCGACCTGGACGGCCTGACCCTGGTCCTGGAGGCCAGCGCCGGCCTCGCCGTCTTCCCCGACCACGCACTGGACGCGGAGGGACTGCTGCGCCGCGCCGACGTCGCCATGTACCAGGCGAAGCGGGACCGCACCGGGGTCGAGGTGTACGAGTCCAAGCGCGACAGCAACACCCCCGACCGGCTCGGCCTGCTGGGCGACCTGCGCAGGGCGCTGGACGCGGGCGAGGTGGAGCTGCACTACCAGCCGAAGGTCCGCTTCGACGGCAAGGTGGCCGGGCTGGAAGCACTGGTGCGCTGGGTGCACCCGGAACGCGGGCGGGTCCCGCCGGACGAGTTCATCGCGATCGCGGAGACCTCCGGGTTGATGCCGCACCTGACGGAGTACGTACTGGAGACCGCGCTCGCGCAGGTCGCCCGCTGGCGGGCCCAGGGCCTCAAGGTCCCGGTCGCCGTCAACGTGTCGCCGCGCGACGTCCACACCCCCGGCTTCGCGGGCGCCGTGGCCGCGCGCCTCGCCCGGCACGGGGTCCCGGCGAGCGGGCTCCAGCTGGAGATAACGGAACACGTCCTGCTGGAGGACCCGCAGCGGGCCGCCGACACCATGGCCGGGCTGACCGGGCACGGCGTGAAGATGTCCCTGGACGACTTCGGTACGGGCTACTCCTCCCTCGTCCACCTGCGGCGGCTGCCCGTCAGCGAGCTCAAGATCGACCGCTCCTTCGTGGCCCGCCTCGCGGTGGACGCCCAGGACGCGGAGATCGTCCGCTGCACGGTGGACCTCGCACACTCCTTGGGCCTGCTGGTCGTCGCGGAGGGCGTCGAGGACGACGAGACGTGGGAGCGCCTGCGCGACCTCGGCTGCGACGCCGTCCAGGGCTGGCTGGTCGCCGCCGCGATGCCTCCCCAGGAGGCCACGGCCTGGCTGCTGGCCCGCGGCGAGCGCGGCTGGCGGCGGCCGGCGGACATCACGGCGGAGCTCGCGGCGGAGGCGGCGTCCGCGGCGGCGGCGCAGGCCCCGTGA
- the gatC gene encoding Asp-tRNA(Asn)/Glu-tRNA(Gln) amidotransferase subunit GatC, which produces MPGITREEVAHLARLARLELKSEELDHFAGQLDDIIGAVARVSEVADQDVPPTSHPLPLTNVMRADEVRPSLTPEQALSGAPAQEQQRFKVPQILGED; this is translated from the coding sequence ATGCCTGGCATCACGCGCGAGGAGGTCGCCCACCTCGCTCGGCTGGCACGTCTGGAGCTGAAGAGCGAAGAGCTCGACCACTTCGCTGGACAGCTCGACGACATCATCGGCGCGGTCGCCCGCGTTTCCGAGGTCGCCGACCAAGACGTCCCGCCGACCTCCCACCCGCTGCCGCTGACGAACGTCATGCGCGCGGACGAGGTCCGTCCGTCGCTCACCCCCGAGCAGGCGCTTTCCGGCGCTCCCGCCCAGGAGCAGCAGCGTTTCAAGGTGCCGCAGATCCTGGGGGAGGACTAA
- the gatA gene encoding Asp-tRNA(Asn)/Glu-tRNA(Gln) amidotransferase subunit GatA translates to MADINIIKLTAAQTAEKIASGELTAVEVTEAHLARIGATDEKVHAFLHVDREGALAQAAAVDAKRARGEELGPLAGVPLALKDIFTTVGIPTTVGSKILEGWIPPYDATLTRKLKEADVVILGKTNMDEFAMGSSTENSAYGPTGNPWDLSRVPGGSGGGSAAALAAFQAPLAIGTDTGGSIRQPAALTGTVGVKPTYGGVSRYGMVAFSSSLDQGGPCARTVLDAALLHEVIAGHDPMDSTSIDAPVPPVVEAALSGSVAGMRVGVVKQFAGEGYQAGVVQRFNESVALLKELGAEIVELDCPSFDLAMAAYYLIAPSECSSNLARFDAMRYGLRVGDDGTKSAEDVTALTREAGFGDEVKRRVILGTYALSSGYYDAYYGSAQKVRTLITRDFEKAFEQVDVIVSPTTPTTAFAIGERTDDPLAMYLADLCTIPTNLAGNSAMSLPCGLAPEDGLPVGLQIIAPAMKDDRLYKVGAAVEAAFVERWGHPLLEEAPSL, encoded by the coding sequence ATGGCTGACATCAACATCATCAAGCTCACGGCCGCCCAGACCGCCGAGAAGATCGCCTCCGGCGAGCTCACGGCCGTCGAGGTCACCGAGGCCCACCTGGCCCGTATCGGGGCGACCGACGAGAAGGTCCACGCCTTCCTGCACGTCGACCGCGAGGGCGCGCTGGCCCAGGCGGCCGCCGTCGACGCCAAGCGTGCGCGCGGCGAGGAGCTCGGCCCGCTGGCCGGCGTACCGCTCGCGCTCAAGGACATCTTCACCACCGTCGGGATCCCCACCACCGTCGGTTCGAAGATCCTCGAAGGCTGGATCCCGCCGTACGACGCCACCCTGACGCGCAAGCTGAAGGAAGCCGACGTCGTCATCCTCGGCAAGACCAACATGGACGAGTTCGCCATGGGGTCGTCGACGGAGAACAGCGCTTACGGGCCCACCGGCAACCCCTGGGACCTCTCGCGGGTCCCCGGCGGCTCCGGCGGCGGCTCCGCGGCCGCGCTGGCCGCGTTCCAGGCGCCGCTGGCCATCGGCACGGACACCGGCGGTTCCATCCGCCAGCCCGCCGCCCTCACCGGCACCGTCGGCGTGAAGCCCACCTACGGCGGCGTCTCCCGCTACGGCATGGTGGCCTTCTCCTCCTCCCTCGACCAGGGCGGTCCCTGCGCCCGTACGGTCCTGGACGCGGCCCTCCTCCACGAGGTCATCGCCGGCCACGACCCGATGGACTCCACGTCCATCGACGCCCCGGTCCCGCCGGTCGTCGAGGCGGCCCTGAGCGGCTCCGTCGCCGGCATGCGCGTCGGTGTCGTCAAGCAGTTCGCCGGCGAGGGCTACCAGGCCGGCGTCGTCCAGCGGTTCAACGAGTCCGTCGCCCTCCTCAAGGAGCTCGGCGCCGAGATCGTGGAGCTGGACTGCCCGTCCTTCGACCTCGCGATGGCCGCGTACTACCTCATCGCGCCGTCCGAGTGCTCCTCCAACCTGGCCCGCTTCGACGCCATGCGCTACGGCCTGCGCGTCGGCGACGACGGCACCAAGTCCGCCGAGGACGTCACCGCCCTGACCCGCGAAGCCGGTTTCGGCGACGAGGTCAAGCGCCGCGTCATCCTCGGCACGTACGCGCTCAGCTCCGGCTACTACGACGCGTACTACGGCTCCGCCCAGAAGGTCCGCACGCTCATCACGCGGGACTTCGAGAAGGCCTTCGAGCAGGTCGACGTGATCGTCTCCCCGACCACGCCCACCACCGCCTTCGCGATCGGTGAGCGCACCGACGACCCGCTGGCGATGTACCTCGCGGACCTGTGCACCATCCCGACCAACCTGGCCGGCAACTCCGCCATGTCGCTGCCCTGCGGCCTGGCCCCGGAGGACGGTCTGCCGGTCGGGCTCCAGATCATCGCCCCGGCGATGAAGGACGACCGCCTGTACAAGGTGGGTGCCGCAGTCGAGGCCGCCTTCGTCGAGCGCTGGGGCCACCCGCTGCTTGAGGAGGCTCCGTCGCTGTGA
- the gatB gene encoding Asp-tRNA(Asn)/Glu-tRNA(Gln) amidotransferase subunit GatB yields MTAIELLSYEDALASYDPVMGLEVHVELGTKTKMFCGCSTELGAEPNSQTCPVCLGLPGALPVVNEIGIESAIKIGLALNCEIAEWCRFARKNYFYPDMPKNFQTSQYDEPIAFNGFLDVQLEDGEIFRVEIERAHMEEDTGKSLHVGGATGRIHGASHSLLDYNRAGIPLIEIVTKPIEGAGERAPEVAKAYVAELREVIKALGVSEARMDKGQMRCDVNLSLRPTPESEFGTRSETKNVNSLRSVERAARFEIQRHAAVLSSGGSIVQETRHFHEEDGSTTAGRIKDNAEDYRYFPEPDLVPIAPARTWVEELRSGLPEMPRVRRNRLLEEWGINEHDMQSILNAGAVDSIVATIEAGADSTAARKWWMGELARNANEQGVVVDELPITPVQVARVAALVAAGELNDKLARQVLEGVLAGEGTPDEVVEKRGLKVVSDEGALGAAVDEAIAGNAGIADKIRGGKVAAVGALVGAVMKTTRGQADAARVKELILERLGVSE; encoded by the coding sequence GTGACTGCCATTGAACTGCTGTCGTACGAGGACGCCCTCGCGTCGTACGACCCCGTCATGGGCCTCGAGGTCCATGTCGAGCTCGGCACGAAGACCAAGATGTTCTGCGGCTGCTCGACCGAGCTGGGCGCCGAGCCCAACTCGCAGACCTGCCCGGTCTGTCTCGGCCTGCCCGGCGCGCTGCCGGTCGTCAACGAGATCGGCATCGAGTCCGCTATCAAGATCGGTCTCGCGCTGAACTGCGAGATCGCCGAGTGGTGCCGCTTCGCCCGGAAGAACTACTTCTACCCGGACATGCCGAAGAACTTCCAGACCTCCCAGTACGACGAGCCGATCGCCTTCAACGGCTTCCTCGACGTGCAGCTGGAGGACGGCGAGATCTTCCGCGTGGAGATCGAGCGCGCCCACATGGAGGAGGACACCGGCAAGTCGCTGCACGTCGGCGGCGCCACCGGCCGTATCCACGGCGCGTCCCACTCCCTGCTGGACTACAACCGCGCCGGCATCCCGCTCATCGAGATCGTCACCAAGCCGATCGAGGGCGCCGGCGAGCGCGCCCCCGAGGTGGCCAAGGCGTACGTCGCCGAGCTGCGCGAGGTCATCAAGGCGCTCGGCGTCTCCGAGGCCCGCATGGACAAGGGCCAGATGCGCTGCGACGTCAACCTGTCGCTGCGCCCCACCCCCGAGTCCGAGTTCGGCACCCGCAGCGAGACGAAGAACGTCAACTCGCTGCGCTCCGTCGAGCGCGCGGCTCGCTTCGAGATCCAGCGCCACGCGGCGGTGCTCTCGTCGGGCGGCTCGATCGTGCAGGAGACCCGGCACTTCCACGAGGAGGACGGCTCCACCACGGCCGGCCGCATCAAGGACAACGCCGAGGACTACCGGTACTTCCCGGAGCCCGACCTGGTCCCGATCGCCCCGGCCCGCACCTGGGTCGAGGAGCTGCGCTCCGGTCTGCCGGAGATGCCGCGCGTGCGCCGCAACCGCCTCCTGGAGGAGTGGGGGATCAACGAGCACGACATGCAGTCGATCCTCAACGCGGGCGCGGTGGACTCCATCGTCGCCACCATCGAGGCCGGCGCCGACTCCACGGCCGCCCGCAAGTGGTGGATGGGCGAGCTGGCGCGCAACGCCAACGAGCAGGGCGTCGTCGTCGACGAGCTGCCCATCACCCCCGTCCAGGTCGCGCGCGTCGCGGCCCTGGTGGCGGCCGGTGAGCTCAACGACAAGCTGGCCCGCCAGGTCCTCGAAGGCGTCCTCGCCGGCGAGGGCACCCCGGACGAGGTCGTCGAGAAGCGCGGCCTGAAGGTCGTCTCGGACGAGGGCGCGCTCGGCGCGGCCGTGGACGAGGCCATCGCGGGCAACGCGGGCATCGCCGACAAGATCCGCGGCGGCAAGGTCGCCGCCGTCGGCGCGCTGGTCGGAGCGGTCATGAAGACCACCCGCGGCCAGGCCGACGCGGCCCGCGTCAAGGAGCTCATCCTGGAGCGCCTGGGCGTCTCCGAGTAG
- a CDS encoding protein kinase domain-containing protein: MTSQNLHIGPDAAADRYRLLRSIGRGGEAVLYLAEIELAGGSEPVVVKVLDSKTTITPDVFDRISQKWNEQAELLRFVHRPGVVGVREHFEGPPIHRPGESSTLTGRALVLVMNHVDGLDLRDWRAERTLATAAERREVMRTLEQLADVLDWLHSGKATPSGRQVIHGDLSPGNVMVDAHGQATLVDFGLSKLTADHQTAEVWFTQGYAAPEVFEGKRTPGADRYAFGAIAYFLLSGESPPSTPELLAQALVRLPQFAVLDAEQRARIASIYAADPLKRPLNLAGWMKDIRRAVVSTTSSTSQRVVQDAVPLPPAAPPVPAAAPPKPVAPPQQPSQPPAAPVVAPAVPAAPPAAPPAQPVYTPAPTEPAYTPPPTEPVYTPPPVQATVPQGYGPAPAAASPAEPAPAPPPRKKRRARVVLGALLAVLVVAGGAVAGVKLLGDKKDADGSNTAASGDKAASSPANPAPTPTPTPTPTPSASESESVDPTAQPTATGTQPPSGVAPGVNAADLTVMSPVTDLGGFEVRPAKIDTKEYGAAFVAERRCYSDTYTEFDLNRAWKKLDFIVGIDDGSTNEKGRISFSLDGQPAAFSELVQLGKPITHTLEVSGALRLRIKVDKGCDNGTVVIAAPVLKR; the protein is encoded by the coding sequence TTGACCAGCCAGAATCTGCACATCGGGCCGGACGCGGCGGCGGATCGCTACCGTTTGCTCCGGTCCATCGGGCGCGGCGGGGAGGCCGTGCTCTATCTCGCGGAGATCGAGCTCGCGGGAGGATCCGAGCCCGTCGTCGTGAAGGTGCTCGACTCCAAGACCACGATCACCCCGGACGTCTTCGACCGGATCAGCCAGAAGTGGAACGAGCAGGCGGAACTGCTGCGCTTCGTCCACCGGCCGGGTGTCGTGGGCGTACGGGAGCACTTCGAGGGGCCGCCGATCCACCGGCCCGGGGAGTCCTCGACCCTGACCGGGCGGGCCCTGGTCCTGGTCATGAACCACGTCGACGGACTCGACCTGCGGGACTGGCGGGCCGAGCGCACCCTCGCCACGGCCGCCGAGCGGCGCGAAGTGATGCGCACGCTGGAGCAGTTGGCCGACGTACTGGACTGGCTGCACTCGGGGAAGGCGACCCCCTCCGGGCGTCAGGTGATCCACGGTGACCTGTCGCCGGGCAATGTCATGGTCGACGCGCACGGGCAGGCCACCCTGGTGGACTTCGGCCTCAGCAAGCTGACCGCCGACCACCAGACGGCGGAGGTGTGGTTCACCCAGGGCTACGCGGCGCCGGAGGTCTTCGAGGGGAAGCGGACCCCGGGCGCGGACCGGTACGCCTTCGGGGCCATCGCGTACTTCCTGCTGAGCGGGGAGTCCCCGCCCTCGACGCCGGAGCTGCTGGCGCAGGCCCTCGTACGGCTGCCGCAGTTCGCGGTGCTGGACGCGGAGCAGCGGGCGCGGATCGCCTCCATCTACGCCGCCGACCCGCTGAAGCGTCCGCTGAACCTGGCCGGCTGGATGAAGGACATCCGCCGTGCGGTGGTGTCCACCACCTCGTCCACCTCGCAGCGGGTAGTCCAGGACGCGGTGCCGTTGCCCCCGGCGGCTCCCCCGGTTCCGGCAGCGGCTCCGCCGAAGCCCGTGGCTCCGCCCCAGCAGCCCTCGCAGCCGCCCGCGGCGCCGGTGGTGGCTCCGGCCGTCCCGGCGGCCCCGCCCGCGGCTCCCCCGGCGCAGCCGGTGTACACCCCGGCGCCCACCGAGCCCGCGTACACGCCCCCGCCCACCGAGCCGGTGTACACCCCGCCGCCGGTCCAGGCGACCGTGCCGCAGGGGTACGGGCCGGCGCCCGCTGCCGCCTCACCCGCGGAACCGGCGCCCGCACCGCCGCCGCGCAAGAAGCGGCGGGCCCGGGTGGTGCTGGGGGCGCTGCTCGCCGTCCTGGTGGTGGCGGGCGGCGCCGTGGCCGGCGTGAAGCTGCTCGGGGACAAGAAGGACGCGGACGGCTCGAACACGGCTGCCAGCGGGGACAAGGCGGCCTCGTCCCCCGCGAACCCGGCTCCCACCCCCACCCCGACCCCGACACCGACACCGTCCGCATCCGAGTCCGAGTCCGTCGACCCGACGGCCCAGCCCACGGCGACCGGAACCCAGCCCCCGTCGGGGGTCGCGCCGGGCGTCAACGCGGCCGATCTGACCGTCATGAGCCCGGTGACGGACCTGGGCGGGTTCGAGGTCCGGCCGGCCAAGATCGACACCAAGGAGTACGGGGCGGCGTTCGTCGCCGAGCGCCGCTGCTACAGCGACACGTACACCGAGTTCGACCTCAACCGCGCCTGGAAGAAGCTCGACTTCATCGTGGGCATCGACGACGGCTCGACGAACGAGAAGGGCCGGATCAGCTTCTCCCTCGACGGCCAGCCCGCCGCCTTCTCCGAGCTCGTGCAACTGGGCAAGCCGATCACCCACACCCTTGAGGTGAGCGGCGCCCTGCGGCTGCGCATCAAGGTGGACAAGGGCTGCGACAACGGCACCGTCGTCATCGCCGCCCCCGTACTCAAGCGCTGA
- a CDS encoding DUF397 domain-containing protein produces MTAHALTWFKSSYSGSEGGNCLEVAYQWRKSSYSTDEGGDCVEVAAHPAAVHVRDSKVTEGPVLTVAPAAWAAFVGDATR; encoded by the coding sequence ATGACCGCCCACGCACTGACCTGGTTCAAGTCGAGCTACAGCGGCAGCGAGGGCGGCAACTGCCTCGAAGTCGCTTACCAGTGGCGGAAGTCCAGCTACAGCACCGACGAGGGCGGCGACTGCGTCGAGGTCGCCGCCCACCCCGCCGCCGTGCACGTCCGCGACTCCAAGGTCACCGAGGGCCCGGTCCTGACCGTGGCCCCCGCCGCCTGGGCCGCCTTCGTCGGCGACGCCACCCGCTGA
- a CDS encoding helix-turn-helix domain-containing protein: MADDNRPQRNVSWRVLGTMAAHFRKQAGYTQAALAEHLHTDPETIASMEQGRRLLQPRMAATLDELFGTGGLLSSSLARIPKRERYPAFAIDFITHERDAESLFSYENSVIPGLLQTPEYAAAVFGSLYPPLTAEEIEVQTATRLARQSMLGRKPWPPMMHYIVEQSVLERPIGGREVFRDQLCHLREMAELPFLGLQIMANDRETHAALDGPMVLLETGDHDPLAYIEGQGVSFLLDDPEEVHPLSLKYGILRNQALSMEDSKRLLDDLLGES; encoded by the coding sequence ATGGCAGACGACAACAGGCCCCAAAGGAACGTCTCGTGGCGAGTCCTGGGCACGATGGCCGCGCATTTCCGCAAGCAGGCCGGGTACACCCAGGCGGCCCTCGCCGAGCACCTGCACACCGACCCGGAGACCATCGCCTCCATGGAGCAGGGCCGCCGGCTGCTCCAGCCGCGGATGGCGGCGACGCTCGACGAACTGTTCGGCACGGGCGGGCTGTTGAGCAGCTCGCTCGCGAGGATCCCGAAGCGGGAGCGGTACCCGGCGTTCGCGATCGACTTCATCACGCACGAACGGGATGCGGAGAGCCTGTTCTCGTACGAGAACTCTGTGATCCCGGGGCTGCTCCAGACCCCGGAGTACGCGGCGGCCGTCTTCGGCTCGCTGTATCCGCCACTCACCGCCGAGGAGATCGAGGTGCAGACGGCCACCCGACTGGCCCGCCAGTCCATGCTGGGGCGCAAGCCTTGGCCGCCGATGATGCACTACATCGTGGAGCAGTCCGTCCTGGAACGGCCCATCGGGGGTCGGGAGGTCTTCCGAGACCAGCTCTGCCACCTGAGGGAGATGGCCGAACTCCCTTTCCTCGGGCTCCAGATCATGGCCAACGACCGTGAAACACACGCCGCTCTCGACGGCCCGATGGTGCTGCTGGAAACGGGCGACCACGACCCGCTCGCGTACATCGAAGGGCAGGGCGTCAGCTTCCTGTTGGACGACCCCGAGGAGGTCCATCCGCTGAGTCTCAAGTATGGGATCCTGCGGAACCAGGCGCTGTCCATGGAGGACAGCAAGCGCCTGCTGGACGACCTGCTAGGAGAGTCATGA
- a CDS encoding alpha/beta fold hydrolase: MSTALTSTYARTVRKEGGGPGLLLAHGGGGSVESNFGPILDALAEGHTVVGVDYPGTGGTPRATGPLELDELADQLVAAADAEGLGRFAVLGYSLGGNVAVRIAARYPERVTALVLTASFARAGHRLGLVTDLWAELARRGEAELLARLLVPLTLSPRVLEGMTGEQVEEAVRATAASFPPGGADHAALVKGADLRADLARIDVPALVIATTADLLVPLEVQRELADSLPGARWAELATGHLPFVERPAEWAELVTGYLAGPVTDRG, translated from the coding sequence ATGAGCACCGCACTGACCAGTACCTACGCCCGTACCGTCCGCAAGGAGGGCGGTGGCCCCGGCCTGCTCCTCGCCCACGGCGGAGGGGGCTCGGTCGAATCGAACTTCGGTCCGATCCTCGATGCCCTGGCCGAAGGCCACACCGTCGTGGGCGTGGACTACCCGGGTACGGGAGGGACCCCGCGCGCCACCGGGCCGCTCGAACTGGACGAGCTGGCAGATCAGTTGGTCGCCGCCGCCGACGCGGAGGGGCTGGGGCGGTTCGCCGTCCTCGGCTACTCGCTCGGCGGGAACGTCGCCGTGCGCATCGCCGCCCGGTACCCCGAACGGGTCACCGCGCTCGTGCTCACGGCGAGCTTCGCCCGCGCCGGTCACCGGCTCGGCCTCGTCACCGACCTCTGGGCCGAACTGGCCCGCCGCGGGGAGGCCGAGCTGCTCGCCCGGCTCCTCGTCCCGCTCACCCTCAGCCCGCGGGTGCTGGAGGGGATGACCGGTGAACAGGTGGAGGAGGCCGTACGGGCCACCGCGGCCTCCTTCCCGCCCGGAGGCGCGGACCACGCCGCCCTGGTGAAGGGGGCCGACCTGCGCGCCGACCTCGCCCGGATCGACGTACCCGCGCTCGTCATCGCGACCACCGCCGACCTGCTCGTACCGCTGGAGGTGCAGCGGGAGCTGGCGGACTCGCTGCCGGGCGCCCGGTGGGCGGAACTGGCCACCGGGCACCTGCCGTTCGTCGAACGCCCGGCGGAGTGGGCGGAGCTGGTCACCGGATATCTGGCGGGGCCGGTGACGGATCGCGGGTGA
- a CDS encoding DinB family protein, translating into MAATESAHRTAPPLTGGERETLRAYLDFHRATLAWKCEGLTDEELRRQASPPSTLSLLGLVRHMAEVERHWFRRTFGGADVPHLWSDTHDFQAAYDASGSTRAEAFAAWRAEVEHSRAVEEAAESLEVTVRVEKWEEDASLRLLMLHMIHEYARHNGHADFLREAVDGTTGA; encoded by the coding sequence ATGGCCGCAACAGAATCCGCCCACCGCACCGCCCCTCCCCTGACCGGGGGAGAGCGCGAGACGCTCCGCGCGTACCTCGACTTCCACCGCGCCACCCTCGCCTGGAAGTGCGAGGGCCTCACCGACGAGGAGCTGCGCCGCCAGGCGTCCCCGCCCTCCACGCTGTCCCTGCTCGGACTGGTGCGGCACATGGCGGAGGTGGAGCGGCACTGGTTCCGGCGCACCTTCGGCGGGGCGGACGTCCCCCATCTGTGGTCGGACACCCACGACTTCCAGGCCGCCTACGACGCCTCCGGCTCGACCCGCGCCGAGGCCTTCGCGGCCTGGCGCGCGGAGGTCGAGCACTCCCGCGCGGTGGAGGAGGCCGCCGAGTCCCTGGAGGTGACGGTCCGGGTGGAGAAGTGGGAGGAGGACGCCTCGCTGCGCCTGCTCATGCTGCACATGATCCACGAGTACGCCCGCCACAACGGCCACGCGGACTTCCTCCGCGAGGCCGTCGACGGCACCACGGGCGCCTGA
- a CDS encoding GNAT family N-acetyltransferase: MTMNAEDLRAVRAEFDSVMRKDARPDTSDARVERAGPVVRQIVPATGGNTVLWSDLDEHTADAAISEQVAFFTALAARGEIPSAEFEWKLYGHDRPADLGDRLRAAGFVAEPEETLLVARVEELAALSVEPPEGITLRVVTDEAGVELMMEAHRRAFGSDRPRIRDLMLNLLRNEPDTIEAVVAMAGDTPVSAARMEMRPGSPFAGLWGGGTVPEWRGRGIYRLLVAHRARVAADRGIRYLQVDASQDSRPILERLGFGVLGVTVPWIWEAKE, from the coding sequence ATGACGATGAACGCAGAGGATTTGAGAGCAGTGCGCGCCGAGTTCGACTCCGTGATGCGCAAGGACGCCCGGCCGGACACCAGTGACGCGCGGGTGGAACGGGCGGGCCCGGTCGTACGGCAGATCGTGCCCGCGACCGGAGGGAACACGGTGCTCTGGTCGGACCTGGACGAGCACACCGCGGACGCGGCGATCTCGGAACAGGTGGCGTTCTTCACCGCACTGGCCGCTCGGGGCGAGATCCCGTCGGCGGAGTTCGAGTGGAAGCTCTACGGCCACGACCGCCCCGCCGACCTCGGCGACCGGCTGCGCGCCGCCGGCTTCGTGGCGGAGCCGGAGGAGACCCTGCTGGTGGCGCGGGTGGAGGAGCTCGCCGCCCTGTCGGTGGAACCGCCGGAGGGCATCACACTGCGGGTGGTGACCGACGAGGCCGGCGTGGAGCTGATGATGGAGGCCCACCGCCGGGCCTTCGGCTCGGACCGCCCGCGCATCAGGGACCTGATGCTGAACCTGCTCAGGAACGAGCCGGACACCATCGAGGCCGTCGTCGCGATGGCGGGCGACACCCCGGTGAGCGCGGCCCGGATGGAAATGCGCCCGGGGAGCCCCTTCGCGGGCCTGTGGGGCGGCGGCACGGTCCCGGAATGGCGTGGCCGCGGGATCTACCGCCTCCTGGTGGCCCACCGCGCCCGCGTGGCGGCGGACCGGGGCATCCGCTACCTCCAGGTCGACGCCTCGCAGGACAGCCGGCCGATCCTGGAACGGCTGGGCTTCGGCGTGCTGGGCGTGACGGTGCCTTGGATCTGGGAGGCGAAGGAGTAG